One window from the genome of Rhodopseudomonas sp. P2A-2r encodes:
- a CDS encoding VOC family protein: protein MPQMIFVNLPVTDLPRATAFYESIGARKNDMFCDDTASCMVFSDTIFAMLLTHEKFKQFTTKTIVDAKTSSEVLICLSADSRDAVDALVGKAKNAGGTIDPSPQQDYGFMYGRSFEDPDGHIWEVVWMDMAAASAAQPAAANA from the coding sequence ATGCCCCAGATGATTTTCGTCAACCTTCCCGTCACCGACCTGCCCCGTGCCACCGCCTTTTACGAGTCGATCGGCGCCAGGAAGAACGACATGTTCTGCGACGACACCGCGTCCTGCATGGTGTTCTCCGACACCATTTTCGCGATGTTGCTGACGCACGAGAAATTCAAGCAGTTCACGACGAAGACAATCGTCGACGCGAAGACCTCCAGCGAGGTCCTGATCTGCCTTTCCGCAGACAGCCGCGACGCCGTTGATGCGCTGGTCGGCAAGGCGAAGAATGCCGGCGGCACGATCGATCCGAGCCCGCAGCAGGACTACGGGTTCATGTATGGCCGCAGCTTCGAGGATCCGGACGGCCACATCTGGGAGGTGGTGTGGATGGACATGGCTGCGGCAAGCGCGGCGCAACCCGCCGCTGCCAACGCCTGA
- a CDS encoding VOC family protein, whose amino-acid sequence MSKIAPCLWFAREAEEAANFYVSLLPDSRVDRVQRSPIDNPSGKAGDVLVVAFTLAGQSFIGLNGGKAVPYTNAVSFTINCDDQTEVDRLWDALIADGGRPVQCGWLNDRWGVPWQIVPKGFTEMLADSNGEGAKRAMAAMMGMVKLDLAALKKAYDGG is encoded by the coding sequence ATGTCAAAGATCGCGCCCTGCCTGTGGTTCGCCCGCGAGGCCGAAGAGGCCGCAAACTTCTATGTCTCGCTGTTGCCGGATTCGCGGGTCGACCGGGTCCAGCGCAGCCCCATCGACAACCCCTCCGGCAAGGCGGGAGACGTGCTGGTGGTCGCCTTCACCCTCGCGGGGCAGAGCTTCATCGGGCTCAACGGCGGCAAGGCGGTGCCCTACACCAACGCCGTGTCGTTCACCATCAATTGCGACGATCAGACCGAGGTCGACCGTCTCTGGGACGCGCTGATCGCCGACGGTGGCAGGCCGGTGCAATGCGGCTGGCTGAACGACCGCTGGGGCGTTCCGTGGCAGATCGTGCCGAAAGGCTTCACCGAAATGCTCGCCGACAGCAACGGCGAGGGCGCCAAGCGCGCCATGGCAGCAATGATGGGCATGGTCAAGCTCGACCTGGCGGCGCTGAAAAAGGCCTATGACGGCGGCTAG
- a CDS encoding filamentous haemagglutinin family protein, with protein MSPAIAFDGALNLRTAQSIDLYSSGLILGANAPLDSRVAVGSAYVRLGQNNYASTSQSPDVSRESVGGLPRPAPSGAYLDVSAQLIDIRDTVSLGAGITTLRSAGDIRFVQGVSPNAPVVSTVLTSPLSVTLQAAQIYPATGVRAQIKVGQSSVAGSLVYDPAQVLRIESNGAGVPSVPYSAFGDLTINAGTIEQGGVLRAPLGRLELGGTGSKVVLLPGSVTSVSGAGLQMPYGGTIDGLTYNYDGKAVSLTGIGAGGGSFGGTLLIGLTLTGTQVDVRNGAVLDMSGGGELRGAGFVSGRGGSTDARYASLMQVVGGKITQPGLATNPVYAIVPGAQRVYAPAGGERSALDPVVGQQITLRENIPGLPAGTYTLMPASYALLPGAFRVELNGGMTHSAPINSLALANGSWAASAQLGIANTGIAESLSRQVILTSGAVMRSYSKYDETSYADFVRADALRIGVPRAMIEADARSLRLNLQAGKGADAFRFSGESRFGVAKGGFGGSLTVTTGGYSSETDDIEIVAAGTQATAGFGGVTLDAGALSAVGASRLVVGGPQYLTYGKTGTIVGTGLGARQLVLRSGAVLSAPEVFLSAVGNLSIEQGAGINTLGRGRAAYDAADGFHYSIGRPDQAVSMVAVSNGVLSMLPPVGETPSGNLLIGGCLTVCAGETQIYSEGTIVLSTSGQFTLDDAVRYGTRNLTLAVQGINVGDSAALAAAAAGNVLPAGLSLNQSVLNRLLRGDTQYGAPALQTLVLSAANSVNFYGNVTLDTIDPVTGRSTLDTLVLGTPAIYGSGIAGDVATIRTGNLIWKGATTAPATVVNGGAGTGSGTLNIEAARIEFGYGPGSQPTGTSIDARLALGFANVNLRASDRITANQKGSLSVYQSQGAYQAATGYAYSGGNLTITAPLVTGGAGSVNKITAGGSLVLRAPASGAAAPAKDASLGAELSLAGQDVSIDTLLSLPSGKLTVTAERDLTLTDRATIDMAGRTVAFNDVNKYSWGGDVVLNSRSGSIRQAAGSVIDLSAQNNRGGSLKATALADLAGVVDLEGSILGSTSGVYDAGGTLVPWKAAMVEIRGQRLGDTGTLDTQFAALNQRLNAGGVFGARSFQFKQGDLTIGNDVKAGEVDVSLDNGSLTVIGTIDASGAQVGSIVLAAKNNLTIASGALLDAHGSTLRVDSYGKIIDAPNRAIVDLTSRDGTLTLASGARIDLRHGTDAKTGSAAYQNDGLALGTLELYAGRTGETSGDVRIDAGGALDIRGARSIAVNATWRYSDADPGTDPAASGRPYQVITQDYLDRKNVQTELFMNAARVNGNLMNNKLAGLRAYTDAFHLRPGVEIISATPDGDLVVQGDLDLSKYRYDSVNPNSQKTGVYGSGEPGALTIRAGGNLDIYGSITDGFTPPPATQDDNGWLLLPGINLNGGDIVVPRGGVVIADGTAYEGGTTLNYDLPVKAMKFDANIVIPAPSALAAPLTVPAGTVFSATVRDAFGNVLYAAGTVLGASVTLPADTRFDAGMRLPGTAQLAALVWPAGVPLPLQIGNPTGNNTAIRLYVLNGDTTLPLGALLPAATNIKLSAGVESIDLRPSVNTRQGSLWALAKMLPEGSQSWSVRLVAGADTEAADSRIVQANPKRGDIRLADHHYGMFGKTVPGPAVFTWTQAAYDELSEFIPGIVVGAVITDQFLGDLQPGLTVASYCSDTPAHCQKASFTWTQTAYDELHEFVPGIVVGGVITDKFLGDLQPDLTAIDYCTSTPLHCGKLAADTFVPKAGSTRFSVVRTGAADLELLAGGNLRMDSLYGVYTAGTSSAATYRDDPYNLPRAVGLPKVVGGLGTVLNDADGAYEEFVKRDGPNSTARAWYPTGGGNLTLRAGGDLTGDVMQQLTGTGFGRPNPQDTGYNTAAIGNWLWRQGSGNTLGGGSDQATAWFINFGTYVPGASGADQMVGFTGFGTLGGGNLRVDVGGNAGILAQRGGVYEANGVNLRSEGLVLAVGSTGRVLADGSLSLTGGGDIDMRIGGTLNAFTLNAAQNQDNADKNAMLNGAIVNLRGNVSLQAGGLGVLPLDYTQASVRDTRATDPFSAGKAFAQIGIVLAPGDASYNIATRGDLVIKGVNDPGRVTLANQPGFTLGGANGRGDSWFSLWTAHSAINLFSAGGDLTPITAGEGIAATDLAYVYPSILTAVAASGSLYYGYAADYNRNSLDIGDLLLAPSANSRLEFLAKGSIFAEGFTVSQSTAASAAMATPFRPAFSGKSNGGEARSNVSATGNRAAALPLFAFGPDSASAEWAGITDPARFYAVIGDLVGVSSGRLTSFDTSDAGRAGQKRYQGGPTRMMAGRDIVSSGTPIGQDEQTSSPISYSSADNFFIHRNVADVSMVSAGRDILYSSFSVAGPGSLQISAGRNILMADKGRVSSVGPAIAGDTRLGAGITMLAGTGANAPDYHALLRYLDPANLLPTGTPLDGSGKVAKTYEKELVAWLQQRTGFAGTAAEARVAFGALAPEQQQIFLRQVYFAELTAGGREYNDTTSSRYGSYLRGRAAIAALFPDASASSGDIIMFGGSGVQTLFGGDIQMFTPSGKLVVGVEGIAPPATAGLVTQGSGNIQIYSQGSVLLGLSRIMTTFGGNIIAWTANGDINAGRGAKTTVVYTPPKRVYDIYGNVTLSPTVPSSGAGIATLNPIPEVKAGDIDLIAPRGTIDAGEAGIRVSGNINLAALQIVNAANIQVQGSSSGVPTVQAPSISAALSTSNATAATQQTTTPAPAANNNPSVIIVEVLGYGGGEGQAPTGGDDRDGKKIAAA; from the coding sequence ATGAGCCCGGCCATCGCCTTCGACGGAGCGCTGAACCTGCGCACCGCGCAGAGCATCGATCTCTACAGTTCCGGGCTGATCCTCGGCGCCAACGCGCCGCTCGATAGCCGCGTTGCGGTGGGCTCTGCCTATGTGCGGCTTGGCCAGAACAATTACGCCAGCACGTCGCAAAGCCCGGATGTCAGCCGCGAGTCGGTCGGCGGCTTGCCGCGCCCGGCACCGTCCGGCGCATATCTCGACGTGAGCGCGCAGTTGATCGATATTCGCGACACCGTCTCTCTCGGTGCCGGCATCACCACCCTGCGCAGCGCGGGCGATATCCGTTTCGTGCAGGGCGTCAGCCCGAATGCCCCGGTTGTCAGCACGGTGCTGACCAGCCCGCTCAGCGTCACCTTGCAGGCGGCGCAGATCTATCCGGCCACCGGCGTCAGGGCGCAGATCAAGGTGGGCCAAAGCTCCGTGGCCGGATCGCTGGTTTACGATCCAGCCCAGGTGCTGCGCATCGAATCCAACGGCGCCGGTGTGCCATCGGTGCCGTATTCGGCCTTCGGCGACCTGACAATCAATGCGGGAACGATCGAACAGGGCGGCGTGTTGCGAGCGCCTCTTGGCCGTCTCGAGCTCGGCGGCACCGGCAGCAAGGTAGTCCTGTTGCCGGGCAGCGTGACTTCGGTCAGCGGCGCCGGCCTGCAGATGCCCTATGGCGGCACGATCGACGGACTGACCTACAATTATGATGGCAAGGCTGTCAGCCTGACTGGCATCGGCGCCGGCGGCGGTTCGTTCGGCGGCACCCTGCTGATCGGCCTGACTTTGACCGGCACGCAGGTCGATGTGCGAAACGGCGCAGTGCTCGATATGTCGGGCGGCGGCGAACTGCGCGGCGCCGGTTTTGTTTCCGGCCGCGGCGGCTCCACCGACGCGCGCTATGCATCGTTGATGCAGGTCGTGGGCGGCAAGATCACCCAGCCCGGCCTTGCGACCAATCCGGTCTACGCCATCGTTCCCGGTGCCCAGCGCGTCTATGCCCCGGCTGGCGGCGAACGCAGTGCGCTCGATCCGGTCGTCGGTCAGCAGATCACTTTGCGTGAGAACATTCCTGGTCTGCCGGCGGGGACCTATACGCTGATGCCCGCCAGCTACGCGCTGCTGCCCGGCGCATTCCGTGTCGAGCTTAACGGCGGCATGACCCACAGCGCGCCGATCAACAGTCTAGCGCTGGCCAACGGCTCTTGGGCTGCGTCCGCGCAACTCGGCATTGCCAATACCGGCATTGCCGAGAGCCTATCCCGTCAGGTGATCCTCACCTCGGGCGCCGTGATGCGCAGCTACTCGAAATATGACGAAACCAGTTATGCGGACTTCGTGCGAGCCGACGCACTGCGCATCGGCGTGCCGCGCGCGATGATCGAGGCCGACGCCAGGTCGCTGCGTCTGAACCTCCAAGCGGGCAAGGGGGCCGATGCGTTCCGCTTCAGTGGCGAGAGCCGGTTTGGCGTCGCGAAAGGTGGCTTTGGCGGATCGCTGACCGTGACGACGGGCGGCTACAGCTCTGAGACTGACGACATCGAGATCGTTGCAGCAGGGACGCAGGCGACGGCCGGCTTCGGCGGCGTGACGCTCGACGCCGGCGCCCTCAGCGCCGTAGGCGCATCGCGGCTGGTGGTCGGCGGCCCACAATACCTGACTTACGGCAAGACCGGCACAATTGTCGGCACTGGTCTCGGTGCGCGCCAATTGGTGCTGCGATCGGGTGCGGTGCTGTCCGCGCCGGAAGTGTTCCTCTCGGCGGTCGGCAATCTCTCTATTGAGCAGGGCGCCGGCATCAATACGCTCGGGCGCGGCAGGGCCGCCTATGATGCCGCGGACGGCTTCCATTACAGCATCGGAAGGCCCGATCAGGCGGTATCCATGGTGGCGGTGTCGAACGGCGTGCTCAGCATGCTGCCGCCGGTGGGCGAGACACCGTCGGGTAACCTGCTCATCGGCGGCTGCCTCACGGTATGCGCCGGTGAAACGCAGATCTATTCGGAAGGCACCATCGTGCTATCCACGTCGGGCCAGTTCACGCTCGACGACGCGGTGCGCTACGGCACGCGCAATCTGACTCTTGCCGTGCAGGGGATCAATGTGGGTGACAGTGCGGCGTTGGCGGCTGCGGCAGCCGGCAATGTACTGCCGGCTGGGCTGTCGTTGAACCAAAGCGTGCTCAATCGCTTGCTACGCGGTGACACGCAATATGGCGCGCCCGCCCTGCAGACGCTGGTGCTGAGCGCGGCCAACTCGGTCAACTTCTACGGCAACGTGACGCTGGATACGATCGATCCGGTCACCGGCCGATCGACGCTGGATACGCTGGTGCTCGGCACGCCCGCGATCTATGGCAGCGGCATTGCCGGCGATGTGGCGACGATCCGCACCGGCAACCTGATCTGGAAGGGCGCGACCACCGCACCCGCCACGGTCGTCAACGGCGGGGCAGGGACCGGCAGCGGCACGCTCAACATCGAGGCCGCGCGTATCGAGTTCGGTTACGGCCCCGGCAGCCAGCCGACCGGCACCAGCATCGATGCTCGCCTGGCGCTCGGCTTTGCCAACGTCAACCTGCGCGCCAGCGACCGCATCACAGCGAACCAGAAGGGCAGCCTGTCCGTCTACCAGTCGCAGGGCGCCTATCAGGCGGCGACCGGCTACGCCTATAGCGGCGGCAACCTGACGATCACGGCACCGCTGGTCACCGGCGGGGCTGGCTCGGTCAACAAGATCACAGCTGGTGGTTCCCTTGTGCTGAGGGCGCCGGCGAGCGGGGCAGCTGCTCCAGCCAAGGATGCCTCGCTCGGCGCCGAACTCAGCCTTGCCGGGCAGGACGTCAGTATCGACACGCTGCTGTCGCTGCCCAGCGGCAAGCTGACCGTGACAGCCGAACGTGACCTGACGCTGACCGACCGGGCGACGATCGACATGGCCGGCCGCACCGTCGCTTTCAACGACGTCAACAAATATAGCTGGGGCGGCGATGTCGTCCTCAATAGCCGCAGCGGCAGCATCCGCCAGGCGGCGGGTTCGGTAATCGATCTCTCGGCACAGAACAACCGCGGCGGTTCGCTGAAGGCGACCGCGCTGGCGGATCTCGCTGGTGTGGTCGATCTGGAGGGCAGCATCCTCGGCAGCACGTCCGGCGTCTACGATGCCGGCGGCACGCTGGTGCCCTGGAAGGCTGCCATGGTCGAAATCCGCGGCCAGCGGCTGGGCGACACCGGCACGCTCGATACGCAATTCGCAGCGCTGAACCAGCGCCTGAATGCGGGTGGCGTGTTCGGCGCGCGCAGCTTCCAGTTCAAGCAGGGCGACCTGACGATCGGCAACGACGTCAAGGCCGGCGAAGTCGATGTCTCCCTCGACAATGGCAGCCTGACGGTGATCGGCACTATCGATGCCAGCGGTGCGCAGGTCGGCAGCATCGTGCTGGCGGCGAAGAACAACCTGACCATCGCGAGCGGCGCGCTGCTCGACGCCCATGGCAGCACGCTGCGGGTCGACAGCTACGGCAAGATCATCGACGCACCGAACCGCGCGATCGTCGATCTGACCTCGCGTGACGGCACGCTGACGCTGGCCTCGGGCGCGCGAATCGATCTGCGCCACGGTACCGATGCGAAGACCGGCAGTGCAGCGTATCAGAACGATGGCCTGGCGCTCGGCACGCTCGAACTCTACGCGGGCCGAACCGGCGAGACCAGCGGCGACGTCCGCATCGATGCCGGCGGCGCGCTGGATATTCGTGGCGCGCGCTCGATCGCCGTCAATGCGACGTGGCGCTATAGCGATGCGGACCCCGGCACCGATCCTGCGGCGAGCGGCCGGCCATATCAGGTGATCACACAGGATTATCTAGACAGGAAGAACGTCCAGACCGAGCTGTTCATGAATGCTGCACGCGTCAACGGCAACCTCATGAACAACAAGCTTGCCGGTCTGCGCGCCTACACTGATGCCTTCCATCTGCGTCCCGGCGTCGAGATTATCAGCGCGACGCCCGATGGCGACCTGGTTGTGCAGGGCGATCTCGACCTGTCCAAATATCGCTATGACAGCGTCAATCCGAACAGCCAGAAAACCGGCGTGTACGGTTCAGGCGAGCCCGGTGCGTTGACAATTCGCGCCGGCGGCAACCTCGACATCTACGGCAGCATCACCGACGGCTTTACGCCGCCGCCGGCGACGCAGGACGACAATGGCTGGCTGCTGCTGCCCGGCATCAATCTGAATGGCGGCGATATCGTGGTGCCGCGCGGCGGCGTCGTGATCGCCGACGGCACGGCCTATGAAGGCGGCACGACCCTGAACTACGATCTGCCGGTCAAGGCGATGAAGTTCGACGCCAACATCGTGATCCCGGCGCCGAGCGCGCTCGCTGCGCCGCTCACCGTGCCGGCCGGGACCGTGTTCAGCGCTACCGTGCGCGACGCCTTCGGAAATGTTCTCTATGCAGCCGGCACCGTTCTTGGAGCGTCGGTGACGCTGCCGGCCGATACGCGTTTCGATGCCGGCATGCGCCTGCCGGGCACCGCACAGCTCGCGGCATTGGTCTGGCCGGCTGGTGTGCCGCTGCCGCTGCAGATCGGCAATCCGACCGGCAACAATACAGCGATCCGGTTGTATGTACTGAACGGCGACACCACGCTGCCGCTGGGCGCTTTGCTGCCAGCGGCGACCAATATCAAGCTGTCTGCCGGCGTGGAATCCATCGATCTGCGTCCCTCGGTCAACACCCGCCAGGGCTCGCTATGGGCGTTGGCGAAGATGCTGCCGGAAGGTTCGCAGTCGTGGTCGGTGCGGCTGGTCGCAGGCGCCGACACCGAGGCGGCGGACAGCCGGATCGTGCAGGCCAATCCGAAGCGCGGCGATATCCGGCTGGCCGATCATCACTATGGCATGTTCGGCAAAACGGTTCCGGGTCCTGCCGTTTTTACCTGGACGCAGGCGGCCTACGACGAACTTAGCGAATTCATACCCGGCATCGTGGTCGGTGCCGTCATCACCGATCAATTCCTGGGCGATCTGCAACCGGGCCTGACCGTGGCTTCGTATTGCAGCGATACCCCGGCGCACTGTCAGAAAGCATCCTTCACCTGGACGCAGACTGCCTATGACGAACTCCACGAATTTGTACCCGGCATCGTCGTTGGCGGCGTCATCACCGATAAATTCCTGGGCGATCTCCAACCCGACCTGACCGCGATCGACTATTGCACAAGCACCCCGCTGCATTGCGGGAAGCTGGCGGCAGACACGTTCGTTCCCAAGGCCGGCAGCACCCGCTTCAGTGTGGTGCGCACCGGTGCTGCGGATCTCGAACTTCTGGCCGGCGGCAATCTGCGCATGGACTCGTTGTACGGCGTCTACACCGCGGGGACATCGTCTGCGGCCACTTACCGCGACGATCCCTACAATCTGCCGCGTGCGGTCGGCCTGCCCAAAGTCGTTGGTGGCCTCGGCACCGTGCTCAACGATGCCGATGGCGCCTATGAGGAATTTGTCAAGCGTGATGGCCCCAACAGCACGGCGCGTGCGTGGTATCCGACCGGGGGTGGCAACCTGACGCTCAGGGCCGGCGGCGACCTGACCGGCGACGTGATGCAGCAACTGACTGGCACCGGCTTCGGCCGTCCCAACCCGCAGGACACCGGCTACAACACGGCAGCCATCGGCAACTGGCTGTGGCGCCAGGGCAGCGGCAACACGCTCGGCGGGGGCAGCGATCAGGCGACCGCCTGGTTCATCAATTTTGGCACCTATGTGCCGGGGGCTTCCGGCGCGGATCAGATGGTCGGCTTCACCGGCTTCGGCACGCTGGGCGGCGGCAATTTGCGCGTCGATGTCGGCGGCAATGCCGGCATTCTGGCGCAGCGTGGTGGCGTGTATGAGGCCAATGGCGTCAATCTGCGCAGCGAGGGCCTGGTTCTGGCCGTGGGCAGCACCGGCCGTGTGCTGGCCGACGGCAGCCTGAGCCTGACCGGCGGCGGCGATATCGACATGCGCATTGGCGGCACGCTCAACGCCTTTACGCTCAATGCGGCGCAAAATCAGGACAATGCCGACAAGAACGCCATGCTCAATGGCGCGATCGTCAACCTGCGCGGCAATGTGAGCTTGCAGGCCGGTGGGCTCGGCGTGCTGCCGCTCGACTATACGCAGGCCTCGGTGCGCGACACCCGCGCTACCGATCCGTTCAGCGCCGGCAAGGCGTTTGCCCAGATCGGCATCGTGCTGGCGCCGGGCGACGCCAGCTACAACATAGCTACCCGCGGCGATCTGGTGATCAAGGGTGTCAACGATCCGGGGCGCGTCACGCTGGCGAACCAACCGGGATTCACGCTGGGCGGCGCGAACGGCCGCGGCGATAGCTGGTTCTCGCTGTGGACCGCGCATAGTGCCATCAACCTGTTCAGTGCCGGCGGCGATCTGACGCCGATCACCGCCGGGGAGGGCATTGCAGCCACCGACCTCGCTTATGTCTACCCGTCGATCCTGACCGCGGTAGCCGCCAGCGGCAGCCTGTATTACGGCTATGCGGCAGACTACAATCGCAACTCCCTGGATATCGGCGACCTACTGCTGGCGCCGTCGGCGAATAGCAGGCTCGAATTCCTCGCCAAAGGATCGATCTTTGCCGAGGGCTTCACCGTCAGCCAGTCCACTGCGGCCAGCGCCGCGATGGCGACGCCGTTCCGGCCAGCTTTTTCCGGAAAGAGCAATGGAGGAGAGGCTCGCAGCAACGTTTCTGCGACCGGCAATCGCGCCGCCGCGCTTCCGTTGTTCGCCTTCGGGCCAGACAGTGCATCGGCCGAATGGGCCGGCATCACTGATCCTGCGCGCTTCTATGCCGTCATCGGCGACCTTGTCGGTGTCAGCAGCGGGCGTTTGACCAGCTTCGATACCAGCGATGCCGGACGTGCGGGGCAGAAGAGATATCAGGGCGGTCCGACGCGGATGATGGCGGGACGCGACATCGTCAGCAGCGGCACCCCGATCGGTCAAGACGAACAGACCTCGAGTCCGATCAGCTACTCCAGCGCCGACAACTTCTTCATCCACCGTAACGTCGCCGACGTGTCGATGGTCTCCGCCGGTCGCGATATCCTGTACAGCTCGTTCAGCGTCGCCGGTCCCGGTTCGTTGCAGATCTCTGCCGGCCGCAACATTCTGATGGCCGACAAAGGCCGCGTCAGCTCGGTAGGCCCGGCCATCGCCGGCGACACCCGTCTGGGTGCCGGCATCACGATGCTGGCCGGCACCGGTGCAAATGCGCCGGACTATCACGCATTGCTGCGCTATCTCGATCCCGCCAATCTGCTGCCGACCGGCACGCCGCTCGACGGCTCGGGCAAGGTGGCGAAGACCTATGAGAAGGAGCTGGTCGCCTGGCTGCAACAGCGCACCGGCTTTGCCGGAACCGCTGCCGAGGCTCGCGTCGCGTTTGGTGCTCTGGCACCGGAGCAGCAGCAGATCTTCCTGCGGCAGGTCTATTTCGCTGAGCTTACCGCTGGCGGCCGCGAATATAACGACACGACCAGCTCCCGCTATGGCAGCTATCTGCGTGGCCGTGCCGCCATCGCGGCGCTTTTCCCGGACGCCTCGGCATCGTCGGGCGACATCATCATGTTCGGTGGTTCCGGTGTGCAGACCCTGTTCGGCGGTGACATCCAGATGTTCACGCCATCCGGCAAACTGGTGGTCGGCGTCGAAGGCATCGCACCGCCTGCAACGGCCGGCCTGGTGACGCAGGGGTCGGGCAATATCCAGATCTACAGCCAGGGCAGCGTGCTGCTCGGCCTGTCTCGCATCATGACCACGTTCGGCGGCAACATCATCGCATGGACGGCGAACGGCGACATCAATGCCGGGCGTGGCGCCAAGACGACGGTGGTGTATACGCCGCCGAAGCGCGTCTACGACATCTATGGCAATGTGACGCTGTCGCCGACCGTACCGTCGTCGGGCGCCGGCATCGCCACGCTCAATCCGATCCCCGAAGTGAAAGCCGGCGACATCGACCTGATCGCGCCGCGCGGCACCATCGACGCCGGCGAAGCAGGCATCCGCGTGTCCGGCAATATCAATCTGGCGGCGCTGCAGATCGTCAATGCTGCGAATATCCAGGTGCAGGGATCGTCGTCGGGTGTTCCGACGGTACAGGCGCCCAGCATCAGCGCCGCACTGTCGACGTCTAACGCAACGGCGGCGACGCAGCAGACGACGACGCCTGCACCGGCGGCCAACAACAATCCCTCGGTGATCATCGTCGAAGTGCTCGGCTATGGCGGCGGAGAGGGTCAAGCGCCGACCGGCGGCGACGACCGCGACGGCAAAAAGATCGCCGCAGCCTGA
- a CDS encoding tripartite tricarboxylate transporter substrate binding protein — translation MGASAMAQDYPTKPITLIVPWPAGGSTDISMRAIADAASKHLGQPIAVDNKGGGGGTVGPATMAAASKPDGYTISQIPITVFRLPLMQEVSWNPEKDFSYIIHLTGYTFGVTTNSESQFKTWKDVVDFAKVNPGKVTYATPGTGTSLHVGMEQISALAGIKLTQVPFKGGAETNAAVLGNHTMLQADSTGWRPLVDAGKLRLLMVWTDKRSPNFPDVPTLKELGYPMVYDSPFGIAGPKGMDPKIVAKLHDAFKKAIEDPAVIATLAKYDMVPNYKNTEDYKKFVVEVTASERKVIEGIGLGKKAN, via the coding sequence ATGGGCGCCAGCGCCATGGCGCAGGACTATCCGACCAAGCCGATCACCTTGATCGTGCCATGGCCGGCCGGCGGCTCGACCGACATCTCGATGCGTGCGATTGCCGATGCCGCGTCGAAACATCTCGGGCAGCCGATCGCGGTCGACAACAAGGGCGGCGGCGGCGGCACGGTCGGTCCGGCGACCATGGCGGCGGCGTCGAAGCCGGACGGTTACACCATCTCGCAGATTCCGATCACCGTGTTCCGGCTGCCCCTGATGCAGGAAGTGTCGTGGAATCCGGAAAAGGATTTCAGCTACATCATCCATCTCACCGGCTACACGTTCGGCGTCACCACCAATTCGGAATCGCAGTTCAAGACCTGGAAGGACGTGGTCGATTTCGCCAAGGTCAATCCCGGCAAGGTGACCTATGCAACGCCGGGCACCGGCACCTCGCTGCATGTGGGCATGGAGCAGATCTCGGCGCTGGCCGGCATCAAGCTGACCCAGGTGCCGTTCAAGGGCGGCGCCGAAACCAACGCCGCCGTGCTCGGCAATCATACCATGCTGCAGGCCGATTCCACCGGCTGGCGGCCGCTGGTCGATGCTGGCAAGCTGCGTCTGCTGATGGTGTGGACCGACAAGCGCTCGCCGAACTTTCCCGACGTGCCGACGCTGAAGGAGCTCGGCTATCCCATGGTCTATGATTCGCCGTTCGGCATCGCCGGTCCCAAGGGCATGGACCCGAAGATCGTCGCGAAGCTGCATGATGCCTTCAAGAAAGCGATCGAGGACCCGGCGGTGATCGCCACGCTGGCCAAATACGACATGGTTCCGAACTACAAGAACACCGAGGACTACAAGAAGTTCGTGGTCGAGGTGACTGCGTCCGAGCGCAAGGTCATCGAGGGGATCGGGTTGGGCAAGAAGGCGAACTAG
- a CDS encoding tripartite tricarboxylate transporter TctB family protein, with translation MTDQTRPRFRLNNSELWTGAIGLALGVFVIRSGLKLKLGTINDPGSGYVLFYTGILMCLFAASIIVAAITEGGPTFGSRWEDARWSKPVVIIAALIAYSIALDQLGFLISTIPLMLLLLRAIDPVRWTLAVPLAVLAPLGVWWVLKRGLLIQLPSGIFEIG, from the coding sequence ATGACAGACCAGACCCGACCGCGCTTCCGCCTCAACAATTCCGAATTGTGGACCGGTGCGATCGGTCTTGCGCTCGGCGTGTTCGTGATCCGCTCCGGCCTCAAGCTCAAGCTCGGCACCATCAACGATCCCGGCTCCGGCTATGTGCTGTTCTATACCGGCATCCTGATGTGCCTGTTTGCGGCCTCGATCATCGTGGCGGCGATCACCGAGGGCGGGCCAACCTTCGGCTCGCGCTGGGAGGACGCCCGCTGGAGCAAGCCGGTTGTGATCATCGCCGCGCTGATCGCCTATTCCATCGCGCTCGACCAACTCGGCTTCCTGATCTCCACCATTCCGCTGATGCTGCTGTTGCTGCGGGCCATCGATCCGGTGCGCTGGACGCTTGCCGTGCCGCTGGCGGTGCTGGCGCCGCTCGGCGTCTGGTGGGTGCTGAAGCGCGGGCTGCTGATCCAACTGCCCTCGGGCATTTTTGAAATCGGCTGA